Part of the Kitasatospora sp. NBC_00374 genome is shown below.
AGATCCGCCCGGCCTACCGGGTCGACGTCCCGGTGCTCGACCTGCCCGGCGCGGACGAGGCCCGGATCGAGACCGCGCTGCGCGCCGAGGCCGCCCGCCCGATCGACCTGGCCCAGGGCAGGCTGCTGCGCGCCCTGGCCCTGCGGATCGGCGAGCACCACCACGAACTGCTGCTCACCGTGCACCACGCGGCCGTGGACGGCTGGTCCAACGGCGTCCTGCTGGCCGAACTCGGCCGCGCCTACCAGGGCCTGGCCCGCGACCCGGAGCTCCAGTTCTCCGACGTCGCCCACTGGGAGGAGCGGGTCGTCACCGCCGGCCGCCCCGAGGCCCGGCGCTGGGCCGGCCGCCTCGCCGGACTCGACGCCGACCAGCACCTGCCCGGCGACCGCCCGCACCCCGACCCGCACGACGCGACCGGCGTCCGGACGGCCCGTCGGCTCGATCCCGAGCTGCTGAAGACGGTCGAACGCTGGGGCGCCGAGGAGGGCGCCAGCCTGTACATGACGCTGCTGGCGGCGCTCGGCGCCGTCGTGCACCGCTACACCGGGCGCACCGACGTCGCCGTGCTGACGCCGTTCGCGGTCCGCCCGCTGCCCGAGCTGGAACAGGTGCTCGGCCCGCTCACCAACACCGTGGCGCTGCGCCTCGACGTCCGCGGCACCGAGTCGTTCCGGCAACTCGTCCGCCGGGTACGGCCGGTGGTGCTCGACGCCGCCGACCACTGCGGACACCCCGCCGGCGAGCAGGTCCACTACGCCGACGCCGCGCGGGGGCTCACCGCCACCCCGTTCGCCCAGATCATGCTGGCGGTCCAGAACCACCCCGCCGCCGGCGCCGAACTCGGCGACCTGAAGCTGGACTTCGTGGCGGAGGTCTGCAACGGCACGGCCAAGACCGACCTCTCGCTGTTCCTGGAGTTCCCGGCCGACGGGCCGCTGCTGTCCGCCGAGTACCGCACGAGCCGGTACGACGAGCCCTCCGTCCTGGCGGCCGTCGACCACCTGCTGACCCTGGTCGCGCACGCGGTGGCCGAGCCCGACCGCCCGATCGCCGAACTCGCGATGCTCTCCGAGGCCGAACGGCGGGCCGCCGTCCCCGAACCGGGCGAGCCCCCCGCGCCGGAGCCGACCCTGCCCGAGCTGGTCGCGGCCCAGGCCGCCCGGACCCCGGACGCGATCGCCGTCGCGGCCGCCGACGGCACCCTGAGCTACGCCGAACTCGACGCTGCGGCCGACCGGTTGGCCCGCCGGCTGCGGGTCGGGGGAGCCGCCCCCGGCACCCTGGTCGCGGTCGCCGTGCGGCGCGGGCGACTGCTGCCCGCCGCGCTGCTCGGCGTGCTGCGCAGCGGCGCCGCCTACCTGCCGCTCGACCCCGACCAGCCGGTCGCCCGCAACCGGGCGGTGCTCGCCGACGCCGGTGCCGGTCTGCTGGTCGGCGAGGTGGAGACCGCCGCCGACGAGCTGTTCGACGGCCGGCCCGTGGTCCTGGTGGACGACCCGCAGGACGCTCCCCCGGCCGCTGACCCGGGGGCCGTGGCAGGACCGGAGGACCCGGCCTACCTGCTCTACACCTCGGGCTCCACCGGCCGGCCCAAGGGCGTCTCGGTCCCGCACCGCGCGATCGTCAACTTCCTGCGGTCGATGGCCCGCGAGCCCGGGATCACCGACCGGGACGTGGTCGCCGCCGTCACCACCGTCACCTTCGACATCGCCGGCCTGGAGCTGTGGCTGCCCCTGCTGCTCGGCGCCCGGGTCGAGATCGCCGACCGGGCCACCGCCACCGACGGCCGCGCCCTCGCCGACTGGCTGGAGCGACGCGGGGTGACGGTGCTGCAGGCCACCCCGGCCACCTGGCGGCTCCTGTTGGAGGCCGACTGGCCCGGCCGCGCCGGCCTGCTGGCCCTGTGCGGCGGCGAGGCCCTCACCGGCGACCTCGCCCGCTCCCTGCTCCGCCGCTGCCGCGAACTGTGGAACCTGTACGGCCCGACCGAGACCACCGTCTGGTCGACGGCCCAGCGGGTGGACGCCCACCTGGCCGCCCGCGACGCCGTGGTGCCGCTCGGCGCCCCGATCGCGCACACCCGCCTGCACCTGCTGGACCCGGCCGGGCACCCCGTACCTCCCAACGGCGTGGGCGAACTGTGCATCGCCGGCGCCGGCGTGGCCCTCGGCTACCACGGCCGTCCCGAGCTGACCGCCGAGCGGTTCGTCCCCGAGCCCGGCGGGCCGGACGGCGCGCCGATGTACCGCACCGGCGACCTCGCCAGCCGGCGGCGCGACGGCCGCCTGGACTACCTCGGCCGCGCCGACCGCCAGGTCAAGCTGCGCGGCTTCCGGATCGAGCCGGGCGAGGTCGAGGCCGCGCTGACCGGGCTCCCCGGCGTCACCGCCGCGGCCGTGGGCCTGCGCAACGGGCCGGCCGGGCCCGTCCTGGCCGCCCACGTGGTCACGGACGGCAGAACCGGCGAGGAGCTGCGCACCGCGCTCGCCGCGCACCTGCCCGACCACCTGGTACCCGCCGTCGTGATGCCGCTGGAGGCGCTCCCGCTCACCCCGGCCGGCAAGGTGGACTACGCGGCCCTGCCGGAACCGCGGTTCGGCGGCGCCGGCGCACCGCCCGAGGGCGACTGCGAGGAGCTGCTCGCCGAGCTCTGGCAGGAGGTCCTAGGCCTGACCGAGATCGCCCGGTCCGACGACTTCTTCGCGCTCGGCGGGCACTCGCTGCCCGCGATCCGCCTGGTCGCCCGGGTCCGCGACACCTTCGAGACCGAGCTGCCGCTGCGCGCGGTCTTCGAGTCCAGGACGCTGGCCGCGATGGCCCGCCGGATCGAGGACCTCCTGCTCGGCGAGCTCGACGCCGACCTGCAGACCGCGGGGGAGACCCGATGACCGTCGACGAGAGCACCGCCGTCCCCGCCGCCGCCGGCCGGCAGGAACTGCTCCGGCAGCGCCTCGCCAGGGCCCGGGCGGCCAAGGCCGCCCACCGCGGCATCACGCCCCGGCCGGACGGCGCCGCCGCCACGCTGTCCTTCGCCCAGCGCCGGATGTGGTTCCTGGCGCAGTACGAGCCGGACAGCGGCGCGTACAACATCCCGCTCGCGCTGCGGATCTCCGGCGAGCCGGACACCGCCGCCCTCGCCGCCGCGCTGACCGACCTGGTCCGGCGGCACGAGGTGCTGCGCACCGTGTACCCGTCCGCGGACGGCCGCGTCCGGCCCGAGCTGCACGGCGCCGAGCGGTTCGCGCTGACCACCCTCGACCTCCCCGCCGCCGAGGCCGACGCCTGGCTCGCGGACGAGGCCCGGCGGCCCTTCGACCTCGCCGCAGACCTCCCGGTCCGGGCCGCACTGCTGCGCACCGGCGACGGCGGCAGCGTGCTCAGCCTGGTGCTGCACCACATAGCCGCCGACGGCTGGTCGATCGGCGTGCTCTGGCGCGACCTCGCCGAGGCCTACACCGCCCGCCTCGCCGGCCAGGCCCCCGAGGCCGCGCCGCTGCCCGTCCAGTACGCCGACGTCGCGCACTGGCAGCAGACCGTCCTCGCCGAGGAGCTGACCCGTCAGCAGTCCTGGTGGCAGGAGCGGCTGCGCGGCGCCACCGCCACCGTCACGGTGCCGGCCGACCGGCCCCGGCCGGCCGTGGCCGGCAGCCGCGGCGAGCGGATCGCCCTCGCCCTGGGCATCGAGCGCTCCCGCCGGATCAGGGCCCTCGCCGAGCAGACCGGCTCGACGGTCTACATGGTGCTGCTCGCCGCCCTGCAGACCGTGCTGTCCCGCTACACCGGCGCCGAGGACGTGGTGGTCGGCAGCCCGGTCGCCGGGCGGAACCGCAGCGAGACCGAGCCGCTGATCGGCTGCTTCGTCAACACCCTGGCGATGCGCACCGACCTCTCCGGCGACCCCACCGTCCGCGGCCTGCTGGAGCGCGTCCGCGAGGGCACCCTCGGCGCCTTCGCCCACCAGGACCTGCCGTTCGAGCGGCTGATCGACGCACTCGGCCTGGAGCGCGAGCTCGCCCACACCCCGCTCTTCCAGGTGATGCTGAACGTCCAGAACGACGCGGCCGAGCGGCCCGCGCTGCCCGGCGTCGAGGTCGACTGGCTGGACGTCGGCACCGGCACCGCCAAGTTCGACCTGTCGATCGCCGTGGTGGACGGCGGCGGCGAGCTCACCGGCGACCTGATCTGGCGCACCGAGCTCTACGACGAGCCGACCGTCCGCCGCACCCTCGGACACCTCACCACCGTGCTCGACGCCATGGCGGCCGACCCGGACCGCCCGCTGGCCGACCTGCCGCTGCTCACCGCCGCCGAGGAACGGCAACTCGCCGCCTGGGACGACACCGCCCGCACCTGGGACCTGACCGGCACCCTGCACGGACTGATCGAGGAGCAGGCCCGCCGCACCCCGCACGCACCCGCCGTGCTCGGCGCCGACGGCCGGCTCAGCTACGCCGAACTCGACCACCGGGCGAACGAGCTGGCGCACCGGCTGGTCGCCCTCGGGGTCGGCCCGGACCGCCCGGTCGGCCTGTTCGTCGAGCGCTCGGCCGCCCTGGTGGTCGGCATGCTCGGCATCCTCAAGGCCGGCGGCGCCTACCTCCCGCTCGACCCGGTCTACCCGGACGAGCGGATCCGGGCGCTGCTCACCACCGCCTCGGCCGCCGCCGTGGTGACCACCGCCGACCTCGCCCCCAGGACCGCCGACGCGGCGCCCACCGCCCTGCTCCCCGGCCTCGACGTCCCGACCGGTCCGCCCGTCGGCCCGCCCGCGGTCGAGGTCCGCCCCGAGCACCTCTGCTACCTGCTCTTCACCTCCGGCTCCACCGGTGCGCCCAAGGCGGTCGCCGTCGAGCACCGCAACTACCGCAACTACCTGCACGGACTGCGCGAGCGGCTCGCCGCCCCCAGCGGCGCGGTCACCCCCGCCGAACCGTGGAACTGGGCGCTGGTCTCCACCTTCGCCGCCGACCTCGGCACCACCAACGTCTTCGGTGCCCTCACCGGCGGCGGCTGCCTGCACCTGCTGACCCGCGACCAGGCCACCGACCCGGACGCCTTCGCCGGCTACCTGGCCGCCCACCGGATCGACGCGATGAAGCTGGTCCCCAGCCACCTGGAGGGCCTGGCCGCGCACGGCGACCGGCTCGCCGAGGTGCTGCCCGGCCGGCTGCTGATCTGCGCCGGCGAACCGCTGCGCCCCGATCTGGTGGCCCGGATCCGCGCCGCCGCGCCCGGGCTGACCCTGCACAACCACTACGGCCCGACCGAGACCACCGTCTCGATGCTCGGTGACGCCGTCCCCGCCGAGCTCGGCGACGCCGTCACCGCGCCACTCGGCCGCCCCTTCGGCAACGTCGGCGCCCACGTCCTGGACGGCCGCCGCCGGCCCGTCCCGGTCGGGGTGCCGGGCGAGCTGTACGTCTCCGGCGGCGGTGTGGCCCGCGGCTACCTCGGCCGCGACGACCTGACCGCCGAACGGTTCCTGGAGCTGCCGCAGGGCCGCGCCTACCGCACCGGCGACCTGGTCCGCCGACGGCCGGACGGCGCGGTCGAGTTCCTCGGCCGGGCCGACCACCAGGTCAAGATCCGCGGCTTCCGGGTCGAGATCGGCGAGGTCGAGGCGGAACTGACGGCCCGCCCGGAGGTCCGCGAGGCCGTGGTCGTCACCCGCGGCGAGGGCGCCGCCCGCGCGCTCGTCGGCTACGTCGTTCCGGCCGCCGGCCCGGTCGACGCCGCCGCCCTGCGCGCCGCCCTGCGCGCCCGGCTGCCCGACTACATGGTGCCCGCCGCGCTGGTGGTGCTGGACGCCCTGCCGCTCACCGGCAACGGCAAGGTCGACCGCGCCGCCCTGCCCGAACCGGCCGCCCCGCAGCGGCCGGCCGGCGCCGGCGCGGCCCTGGCGACGCCCACCGAACACCAGGTCGCGGACGCCTTCCGGCAGGTCCTGCAGACCGAGGAGATCGGTGCCGAGGACGACTTCTTCGCCCTCGGCGGCGACTCGTTCACCGCCGTGCACACCGTCCGCCTGCTCGCCCGGGGCCTGTCGGTGATCGACCTGTTCCAGCAGCCCACCGTCCGCGAACTCGCCGCCCTGCTGGACGACCGCGCCACCGGCACCGGCCAGGAGGGCCCCCGCCGGCTCCTGCACCGGCTCACCCGCTCCACCGCGCCCGCCGCCCTGACCGTGGTCTGCGTCCCGTACGGCGGCGGCAGCCCGGTCACCTTCCAGCCCCTGGCGGACGCACTGCCGGCCGGCCACCGGCTGTACGCCGTCGAACTGCCCGGCCACGACCCGAGCCGGCCCGACGACGACCTCGCCGACCTCGACCGCCTCGCCGACCTGCTGGTCGAGCAGATCACCGAGCGGATCGACGGCCCGGTGGTGCTCTACGGCCACTGCCTCGGCGGCGCGCTCGCCACCGCCCTGGCCTCCCGGCTGGAGGCCGCCGGCGGCGACCTGCGCGGCCTGGTGCTCGGCGGCACCTTCCCGGCCGCCCGCCTGCCCGGCCGCTTCGCCGAGTGGCTGGCCAAGCGGCTGCCCGGGGACCGGATGCTCTCCAACCGCTCCTACCTCGACTACCTGCGGGCGATGGGCGGCTTCACCGACGTCTACGACGCGGACGAGCAGGACTTCCTGGTCCGCGCGCTGCGCCACGACGTCCGGCAGGCCGAGGACTTCTACACCCGCGCCTACGGGGACGGGCGCCCGGCGCCGATCACGGCCCCGATCCTGTGCGTGGTGGGGGAGAAGGACCGCGCGACCCTGCTGTACGAGGAGCGGTACGCCGAGTGGGAGCACTTCGGCGAGCGGGTCTCGCTCGCCGTGATCCCCCGGGCCGGGCACTACTTCCTCAAGCACCAGGCGGCCGAACTCGCCCGGGTGCTGACCGGGTGGACGGCCGCGCCGCCGCCCGCGGCCGAGGCCCCGGCCACCCGGTCGGCCCGCCCCGACCTCGGCACCTTCGCCAAGGTCGCGATTGGCCAGTTCGTCTCGATGATCGGCACCGGGCTGTCCACCTTCGCGCTCGGCGTCTGGGTCTACCTGCGGACCGGATCGGCCTTCGACTTCGCGATGATCTCGGTGGTGGCGGTGCTGCCCGCCGTCCTGCTGCTGCCGATCGCCGGCGCCGTGGCGGACCGGACCGACCGGCGCAAGATCATGATTGTCACGGACACCGTCGCCGCCCTCGGCATGCTCTCCCTGGGCCTGCTGCTCTGGACCGACCTGCTCCAGCTCTGGCACGTCTACCTGGTCGCCTGCATCGGCTCGACCTGCACCGCCTTCCAACGCCCCGCCTACCTGGCGGCCATCACCCAGCTCGTCCCCAAGCGCTACCTCGGCCAGGCCAACGGACTGGCGCAACTCGGCGCCGGCGCGGGCGACATGATGGCGGTGCTGGCCGGCGGCGTGCTGGTCTCGCTGATCGGACTGCACGGGGTGGTGCTGTTCGACATGGCCACCTTCCTGGTCGGCGTGAGCGCGCTGCTGATGGTCCGCTTCCCCGACACCATGTTCGAGAAGCGGGAGGAGCCCCTGCTGCGCGAGGTGGTCACCGGCTGGCGGTACATCGTCCGGCGGCACAGCCTGGTCGCGATGGTGGTCTTCTTCGTGGTCTTCAACTACCTCTTCGCGGTCGTCACCGTGCTGGTCACCCCGATGGTGCTGGCCGCCGGCTCGGCGGTCGAACTCGGCGTCGTCACCGCCGTCGGCGGCGTCGGCGCGATGACCGGCGCCCTGGTGATGGCCCTGTGGGGCGGCACCCGGCGCCGCTCCGTCGGCATGATCGGCTTCACCTCGGTGGTCGGCGCGGCCGCGGTGCTGGCCGGCATCCGGCCGCAGCCGGTCTTCGTGGCCTGCGGGCTGTTCGTGCTCTGGGGATCGCTGATGATCCTCAACTCGCACTGGATGGCGCTGATCCAGACCAAGGTCGGCATGGAGCTCCAGGGCCGCGTCCTGGCGACCAACCAGATGCTCGCGATGTCGATGATGCCGCTCGGCTTCCTCACCGCGGGCCCGCTGTCGGACCACGTCTTCGAGCCCCTCATGCGGCCCGGTGGCGCCCTCGCGGACTCCCTCGGCCTCCTCCTCGGCGCCGGCCCGGGCCGGGGCGCCGGCCTGCTGCTCGTCCTGGTCGGCCTCGCCCTCGCCGGCTGGGGCCTGCTCGGCCTCGCCTACCGCCCGCTGCGCCTGATCGAGGACCTCCTCCCGGACGCCGTCCCCGAGCCCGAGATCGGCGACAAGGACACCATCCAGGCCGAGGCCGACCGCCTCCTCGCCCACACCCGCCACGCCACCGAACCCGGCCCGCCCCGGATCCCCGCCGGCACCCCCTCCTGACGCGGGGCCGCCTCCCGCCGGTCGGGGACCGGCGGGAGGCGGTGTCGGCGTCGGTTCAGGAGACGGTGTCCGCCGTCCCGCCCCCGCCGGTGGCGACGCCGCCGTGCGGCTTGGCCGAGGAAAACGGCGGGGTGTCCACCTCGCACACCGTCCCGGCCGCCGGGAGGGTGCCGTCGAGGAGGTACCGGCTCTCGTGCGCCTGGATGCAGCTGTTGGGGTTGAACAGCGCGGTGTGCCCGTACCCGTTGTTGGTCAGCAGGCGGGCGCTGGCCAGTTCCTTGGCCATGGCCTGCGCGTTGGTGTAGGGCGTGGAGGGGTCGTAGACGGTGCCGATCACCAGGACGGTGTTGGCCGTCGGGTTGTTCCACGGGCCGTCGTACCGGTTGGCGGCCTGGGCCGGCCAGGTGGAGCACGGCTCCGCCGCCCAGGTCCAGAAGCGTCCGGCGTCGCCCGCACGCGCGGCGGCGGCCTCCTCCAGTGCGTGGTAGACGGCGGGGTCACGCGGGTTGGGGCTGTCGCCGCAGAGCACGGCACCCCCCTGTTCGTCACCCGTGTACGGGCTCGGCTGGGCGACCGGCGGCGGGGGCGGAGGGGTGGACGGCTCCGGGGTGCGGCCGTCCCACAGCTCCTGGAGCCGGCCGGCGAGGTCGGCCCAGCCGGGGTTGGCGATGTAGAGGCTGTTCACCGCGTCGGCGACCGTGGCGGCATAGGTCCACGCGCCCACCGGCTGTTTCCGGAGCCGCTGCATCAGCTGGTCGAACTTGTCGCGGGTCGCTTCCGGGCTGCCGGCGGAGAAGGCACAGTGCGCGGTGGTGGTGGACCCGCACAGGGTGAGGAACCGGTCCAGGGTGGCCGCGGCGGTGACGTCCGAACCCATCCGCAGGAACGTCGAGAGCCGGGGGTCGCCCTGCGCGCCGTGGTCCGTCCAGGCCTGCGGGTCGATATTGCTGTCCAGGATCATGGCGCGGACCTTGTCGGGGTAGAGGTTCGCGTAGGTCGCACCGAGGATCGTGCCGTAGGAGACCCCGAGGTAGTTGAGCTGCGGCTCGCCCACCGCCTGGCGGAGCAGGTCGAGGTCGTGGGCGGTGTCGGCGGTCGACACGTGCCGCAGCAGCTCGGGGTCACGCTGCTGACAGCCCTCGCCCAGCTTCTTGAACGCGGCGATCCAGCTCGCCCGCTCCTGCTCGCCCACCGGGAACCCGGCCGGTTTGGTCGCCGCCCACGCGGCGGCCTCCTCGGGACTGCCGAAGCAGTTGACCGCAGTGCTGTTGCCGATGCCGCGGGGGTCCCAGCTGACGATGTCGAACCGTTCCCGCACCTCCTGCGGGAGGTCCTCGTAGTTCTGTGGCACCTGCACCGTCCCGGGCCCGCCGGGGCCGCCGGGGTTCACGAACAGGGTGCCGACGCGCCGCCCGGGGTCGGTCGCCACCCGCCGGACGACCGCCAGGTCGACGGTGCGGCCACCGGGGTTGCCGTAGTCCAGCGGTACCTTGGCGGTGGCGCAGTCGAACGGACTGCCGGGTATGCAGGGACTCCAGTCCAGCCGCGGGACGGGAACCGACGGTGACGCCATACCGTCGGCCCGGGCGAGCCCCGGCGCCGTCACCAAGGTCGAGCAGATCACCGCTGCGGCGAGAGCCGCCGCACGGTGTCGGCGGTCCGCTGCGAATCCGCGTATCGACATACTCCGTCTTCCTCCTCGCAGTTGAGTGTCCGGTGCAGCCGA
Proteins encoded:
- a CDS encoding amino acid adenylation domain-containing protein, translated to MSSIGLPPLDPAAPLADLVEAQVRRTPDRTALIDGGSRLTYRELWSAVQQLASALADAGVRAETLVGVCLPRTSDLVVAVLAVLRAGGAYVPLDPAYPRDRLELVIGDAEAPVVITDSAREHLLATAGAKLLHIDGARHAPAVTEFPDPGPDALANVLYTSGSTGRPKGVAVTQHGVNALLRWAAGLLGPQDVAGVLFGTSICFDLSVYEIFLPLSVGGTVVLAQNVLALPDLPARDEVTLVNTVPSAMGALLRGGRGLPPNVRVVNTAGEPMSRRLADQVYAQPQVQRLYNLYGPTEDTVYSTWWPVGRDQTFEPLLGHFLPGTTGLILDEHRRPVAPGGIGELYLAGDGLARGYHGRPDLTEQSFVTIDGRRCYRTGDLVRLRPDGNLESHGRTDHQVKVRGFRVELAEIEAVLSGHPGVQAAVAVVQRDEAGDYLAAFVQPDQGAEPAVAALRERCAAALPGYMVPAAIELLERFPLTPNGKADRRAMPVAARARTAQEHYVAPRTPTETRIAELWRSVLGVPQVGVHDVFLDLGGHSLLALSVLARIEREFQVRVPLGEFFAAPTVAALAVRVANGAGGQPPAEPPRRESGRPARATSFQRELWLHESVLSGTALYNVPLRIRATGPLDPERLARALTDLVSRHEVLRTALAGRDGELSVEIRPAYRVDVPVLDLPGADEARIETALRAEAARPIDLAQGRLLRALALRIGEHHHELLLTVHHAAVDGWSNGVLLAELGRAYQGLARDPELQFSDVAHWEERVVTAGRPEARRWAGRLAGLDADQHLPGDRPHPDPHDATGVRTARRLDPELLKTVERWGAEEGASLYMTLLAALGAVVHRYTGRTDVAVLTPFAVRPLPELEQVLGPLTNTVALRLDVRGTESFRQLVRRVRPVVLDAADHCGHPAGEQVHYADAARGLTATPFAQIMLAVQNHPAAGAELGDLKLDFVAEVCNGTAKTDLSLFLEFPADGPLLSAEYRTSRYDEPSVLAAVDHLLTLVAHAVAEPDRPIAELAMLSEAERRAAVPEPGEPPAPEPTLPELVAAQAARTPDAIAVAAADGTLSYAELDAAADRLARRLRVGGAAPGTLVAVAVRRGRLLPAALLGVLRSGAAYLPLDPDQPVARNRAVLADAGAGLLVGEVETAADELFDGRPVVLVDDPQDAPPAADPGAVAGPEDPAYLLYTSGSTGRPKGVSVPHRAIVNFLRSMAREPGITDRDVVAAVTTVTFDIAGLELWLPLLLGARVEIADRATATDGRALADWLERRGVTVLQATPATWRLLLEADWPGRAGLLALCGGEALTGDLARSLLRRCRELWNLYGPTETTVWSTAQRVDAHLAARDAVVPLGAPIAHTRLHLLDPAGHPVPPNGVGELCIAGAGVALGYHGRPELTAERFVPEPGGPDGAPMYRTGDLASRRRDGRLDYLGRADRQVKLRGFRIEPGEVEAALTGLPGVTAAAVGLRNGPAGPVLAAHVVTDGRTGEELRTALAAHLPDHLVPAVVMPLEALPLTPAGKVDYAALPEPRFGGAGAPPEGDCEELLAELWQEVLGLTEIARSDDFFALGGHSLPAIRLVARVRDTFETELPLRAVFESRTLAAMARRIEDLLLGELDADLQTAGETR
- a CDS encoding alpha/beta hydrolase, whose protein sequence is MSIRGFAADRRHRAAALAAAVICSTLVTAPGLARADGMASPSVPVPRLDWSPCIPGSPFDCATAKVPLDYGNPGGRTVDLAVVRRVATDPGRRVGTLFVNPGGPGGPGTVQVPQNYEDLPQEVRERFDIVSWDPRGIGNSTAVNCFGSPEEAAAWAATKPAGFPVGEQERASWIAAFKKLGEGCQQRDPELLRHVSTADTAHDLDLLRQAVGEPQLNYLGVSYGTILGATYANLYPDKVRAMILDSNIDPQAWTDHGAQGDPRLSTFLRMGSDVTAAATLDRFLTLCGSTTTAHCAFSAGSPEATRDKFDQLMQRLRKQPVGAWTYAATVADAVNSLYIANPGWADLAGRLQELWDGRTPEPSTPPPPPPVAQPSPYTGDEQGGAVLCGDSPNPRDPAVYHALEEAAAARAGDAGRFWTWAAEPCSTWPAQAANRYDGPWNNPTANTVLVIGTVYDPSTPYTNAQAMAKELASARLLTNNGYGHTALFNPNSCIQAHESRYLLDGTLPAAGTVCEVDTPPFSSAKPHGGVATGGGGTADTVS
- a CDS encoding amino acid adenylation domain-containing protein produces the protein MTVDESTAVPAAAGRQELLRQRLARARAAKAAHRGITPRPDGAAATLSFAQRRMWFLAQYEPDSGAYNIPLALRISGEPDTAALAAALTDLVRRHEVLRTVYPSADGRVRPELHGAERFALTTLDLPAAEADAWLADEARRPFDLAADLPVRAALLRTGDGGSVLSLVLHHIAADGWSIGVLWRDLAEAYTARLAGQAPEAAPLPVQYADVAHWQQTVLAEELTRQQSWWQERLRGATATVTVPADRPRPAVAGSRGERIALALGIERSRRIRALAEQTGSTVYMVLLAALQTVLSRYTGAEDVVVGSPVAGRNRSETEPLIGCFVNTLAMRTDLSGDPTVRGLLERVREGTLGAFAHQDLPFERLIDALGLERELAHTPLFQVMLNVQNDAAERPALPGVEVDWLDVGTGTAKFDLSIAVVDGGGELTGDLIWRTELYDEPTVRRTLGHLTTVLDAMAADPDRPLADLPLLTAAEERQLAAWDDTARTWDLTGTLHGLIEEQARRTPHAPAVLGADGRLSYAELDHRANELAHRLVALGVGPDRPVGLFVERSAALVVGMLGILKAGGAYLPLDPVYPDERIRALLTTASAAAVVTTADLAPRTADAAPTALLPGLDVPTGPPVGPPAVEVRPEHLCYLLFTSGSTGAPKAVAVEHRNYRNYLHGLRERLAAPSGAVTPAEPWNWALVSTFAADLGTTNVFGALTGGGCLHLLTRDQATDPDAFAGYLAAHRIDAMKLVPSHLEGLAAHGDRLAEVLPGRLLICAGEPLRPDLVARIRAAAPGLTLHNHYGPTETTVSMLGDAVPAELGDAVTAPLGRPFGNVGAHVLDGRRRPVPVGVPGELYVSGGGVARGYLGRDDLTAERFLELPQGRAYRTGDLVRRRPDGAVEFLGRADHQVKIRGFRVEIGEVEAELTARPEVREAVVVTRGEGAARALVGYVVPAAGPVDAAALRAALRARLPDYMVPAALVVLDALPLTGNGKVDRAALPEPAAPQRPAGAGAALATPTEHQVADAFRQVLQTEEIGAEDDFFALGGDSFTAVHTVRLLARGLSVIDLFQQPTVRELAALLDDRATGTGQEGPRRLLHRLTRSTAPAALTVVCVPYGGGSPVTFQPLADALPAGHRLYAVELPGHDPSRPDDDLADLDRLADLLVEQITERIDGPVVLYGHCLGGALATALASRLEAAGGDLRGLVLGGTFPAARLPGRFAEWLAKRLPGDRMLSNRSYLDYLRAMGGFTDVYDADEQDFLVRALRHDVRQAEDFYTRAYGDGRPAPITAPILCVVGEKDRATLLYEERYAEWEHFGERVSLAVIPRAGHYFLKHQAAELARVLTGWTAAPPPAAEAPATRSARPDLGTFAKVAIGQFVSMIGTGLSTFALGVWVYLRTGSAFDFAMISVVAVLPAVLLLPIAGAVADRTDRRKIMIVTDTVAALGMLSLGLLLWTDLLQLWHVYLVACIGSTCTAFQRPAYLAAITQLVPKRYLGQANGLAQLGAGAGDMMAVLAGGVLVSLIGLHGVVLFDMATFLVGVSALLMVRFPDTMFEKREEPLLREVVTGWRYIVRRHSLVAMVVFFVVFNYLFAVVTVLVTPMVLAAGSAVELGVVTAVGGVGAMTGALVMALWGGTRRRSVGMIGFTSVVGAAAVLAGIRPQPVFVACGLFVLWGSLMILNSHWMALIQTKVGMELQGRVLATNQMLAMSMMPLGFLTAGPLSDHVFEPLMRPGGALADSLGLLLGAGPGRGAGLLLVLVGLALAGWGLLGLAYRPLRLIEDLLPDAVPEPEIGDKDTIQAEADRLLAHTRHATEPGPPRIPAGTPS